Proteins encoded together in one Telopea speciosissima isolate NSW1024214 ecotype Mountain lineage chromosome 4, Tspe_v1, whole genome shotgun sequence window:
- the LOC122659408 gene encoding secreted RxLR effector protein 161-like, translated as MKVKPYASVVGSLMHAQVCTHLDITFAVDVLRRFQSDARLAHWTAAKKVMRYLQRTQDFKLVFSRSKNLEVVGYFESDYNGCTNGMKSTSGYIVLMGGGAISWKNVK; from the coding sequence ATGAAGGTTAAGCCTTATGCTTCTGTTGTAGGAAGTTTGATGCATGCACAGGTCTGCACCCATCTAGATATTACTTTCGCAGTTGATGTTCTTAGGAGGTTCCAGTCAGATGCAAGATTGGCACATTGGACTGCTGCCAAGAAGGTAATGCGTTACTTGCAGAGGACACAGGACTTCAAGCTGGTTTTTAGCAGGAGCAAGAATCTCGAGGTGGTTGGCTATTTTGAGTCAGATTACAATGGTTGTACTAATGGCATGAAGTCCACTTCTGGCTACATCGTTTTGATGGGAGGTGGAGCTATTTCTTGGAAGAATGTCAAGTAA